The Culex pipiens pallens isolate TS chromosome 2, TS_CPP_V2, whole genome shotgun sequence DNA window TGGCGAAAAACAAATTGTGTTTAGTTTAAACAGCATTTTCCCTTTATTTTATCCAGGTTTTCCAGCTAAATAATTTCCACTtgccacacggagaaaaaagagttcccaaaatcgtgaacaagcgttcatgaattctggaaccacgaacaaaaacgtaccatggaatttgaacactttgttcgtggttcccaatttcatgaacgcgtgttcacgattttgggaactcttttttctccgtgcaggcAAACACCATTATGAGAACAGTCTTATAAATACTTATGTTTGAGACTAGTTTATAATTCAGTGAAACGTTGGCAAATAACTGTCCATACTTAAAAAAACCGAACAGCTTTCACTTCGTTTTCCTCCCCGGCAGATACGTGATGGGATCGACGCGCGCCAGCTGTTTGTACTGCGCAAAGAACATGTGCCACCAGGGCCTTTCCCGGTACTCCACCTCGAACTCGGCACACGTCTCCAGGAAGGTCGGATACAGCTGCGGCAGAAGCCCATGATCCAGCGTGGGGAACATGTGGTGCAGACAGTGATCGCCGAAGCTCGTCAGAACCTTGAACTGCGATCCCTTCGTGTCCGACCGGTCAACGATGGCCGACACCTGGTAGATGCCGAAGTCGACGTCCTCACTGAAATGGAAATCGTTGAGAAATGATGGTGATGCGTGTATTCAgcagatttttttcttacagaATCAGGTCTCCGTAGTGGACGGCTTCAGGATGCTGGTGAGCGGCGGAAATACCAACTACAGCGTAGCAGAAGCTCGCAAACAGTTCGATAAATACCCACATGAGGAGTACCTCCCATAGACTTCTTGTACCGGTAACGTACATGAAGAAGGGTATTGTTAAGTTGATCAGATCGTCTAGGTAGAAGGTTCTCTGATCGGTGGTCAACGATATCCAGATTCTAGAAACAAAGCATGATTagttgaaatgatttaaaaggGTTGGTTTCAAAATCTtaccttttcaaaaactcatTAGCAAACGATACGAAATAGACCACAAGTCCATAGCCCCAAGATGCATAGCGTTGCAGTAAATTCTTGGAAGATAGTGGCATCCAGGAGAGCCAAGGCTCGTAGAAAGATATTTCCAAATCCAAGATCGAGTTGGGGTAGAGATGATGCGACATTGCGTGGGCAACGCGCATTTCCCTGTAGCTAAGTAAGGCCAAGTTGTAGAAGAGCATCCTCCAGTTGTCCTTCTTGTGGAAGAAATTGTGGGCACAGATCATGGTCCAGCAGACAAACAGTGCGCATACTGCAGCCACCACGTAACTTCCCATGATATTAGCCAAAAAGGCCAGTCCAAACGTCGCTACCAGCAGGGCGTCCATGATCTGTTCCGATCGTCGAACTGGACTAAAGTCCAGATCCTTGAGCTTAACTGCCACCTTTCTCTTAAGCGTCCGATAGAATCCGTCCTTGTGGAACGTCAAGCGAACGTGCCTAGGTTGACTGGCCGATCGTACCTTGAACAACGGAAGCATCCGTTCGGCTTTACCTCCAATATGGTGTGTCTCGAACGCCTCCGTGATGTCGGTTCCCTTGGTCACCTTGAGCCACGACTTTCCGCCCGGGTGTTTTCCGATGAAATCGGTCAAATCATACAGCGTATCGTGGATTCTCCAGAGCCCTTCCGCGCCATCGTCTGCCCGTTTGCCGTCCAGCCACCGGTAGATGTTCTGGGATCCTTCAAGCCGGTTCGTTGGATCCTTCCGCGTGATTGACGAGGTCAGCTTTGGAGGCGTGGATTGCTTCTGAGCTTCCACCGTCGTGGTGGTGCTAGATGCAAAGTTTACCATTGTGGATTATGCATTTGACGATCACCCGCAAGCTTTTGAGgaggatgaaaaaaaatatcacattaAGTATATAATAACAGCTCGTAACTTATATAGGTATTTAAATTATATAATTGATAATTGATGAACAATTACTTATATTTAATTTCTAACGCCACTGTAGTTAGTCATCAACCCTATTTCCGTCACATGTAATTAAAAACTTATCTAATTATAGACTATTCAACCCCCCTAGAGATCACCTAGCCATTCCACCTTGATTGGTGATGGTAGTTTAGTGTATTTAGACCGGTtctaccaaaacaaaaaaaaaatgcaaaacagcCTCAAAAATCAAATCGTCCACTGCATCGTCGAGCTTGTTGGCTGCCTGCAGGAAAGCACCTTGAGTCCAAAGCTTAGGTTAGTCAACCAAAAAGCGACGCTTGAAGCCAAACGGCAATGACGTCAATCGCGACGACTTTCTGGGTATGCTTTGTGGTCACGGCATTCGCCACACTTTGAACGATTAGTGATACTTTAATATAAGTTGCAGCTAACATCAACAACTTAATACAAAACGCCTATTTTATAAAATGGTTGGTAATATATCTTTTCGCGGGAACCTGAGGTAGCTTTATGATTGCTACTCATTAAATTAATTGGGAATTCCATTAATCAAAGAGTTGATATCCAATCATGAAAAATGTGAAGTCATTCAGAATTACCATCCAAATGCATCGAGggattgcaaaacaaaaaaacagtggAACTcgagagaattttttttttataattttgtactTTCACGTAAGTGCAAGTACAGTTAAATTACACCTTTCTACaacaaactttgaaaatgtgcaattaaaataaaaacaatatgtgagtttgtaaaaagAGTTGAAACCTAATCGCaagcttaaataaaaaatagccTATAAAATCCAAttccaatttttgaaaatctaattgAACGTGATTTTAAAATCCCTGAAATTTGAGTGATAacagaaattgagtttttaaaaatgttttttcttagAATTTAATTATGCCattgttttcaaatttccaatgcctctcttgtactaagtttGCTGGGATGCATAACTAGAACAGGGAtatatttatcaaaatgtttcatgaaaattcaccGATGCTATCAAATACCACTCCCAATCAAAATAGTGAAACTACTTCCTAGTgccaaaattcgccaaaaaccCATCTCCCCACAAGAcctcatttaaattttaaatcataacgtcatgattcgaaatccggacactttgtagcatatcatttttgttatagctggcaaaaaatcatgtaataggttggaaatgtagaaatatcatcaggatgtagtataaacagtcagtttcaagaaaatgtatgcaaaatatgtcttttctaacaatttttcatcagaattttaaaattaaaatgacttgttgtgcttcgaatcccggacactaataaaagctgattcgaaatccggacacttttgcttcgaattccggacactcgattttacttatgaatcgcccaaatttggactgaaatgttagtgaatggcatcctttaggtctcaaataagctgttaacatcaaaacaatcgatagtttatataaaaatttgctagaatttaaggaaatcgaaaccataaatttctgctttgccttccggtgcttcgaacgcctatgaaatatttcaagtgaaatgtttcgcatttttggtaaacttataattttattgtatttaattgttttggtattaactacagcgttcaaacaaactttaaatgaaagttgatgtaggaattcatcaaataacacagttttgacatttataatgcgaacttatatccaaataattgatgaaacaagatgaagtgtccgggtttcgaagcgtccgggaattcgaattatGACGTTATTTCAAACATCTGCCAAACTTGAAATTGCCCGCTCTAATGCCTCGAGCGACCTTCGAAGGAAAGAACATAGGATATCAGATGTGGAACTGGTTTTTTGGAAacgaaccacaaaaaaaaaccactcGAAATCAAATTTGCGAGCAAGCCGTTCCAGAACATGTTGAAGGTTGATCTTGGGACGAgaataaaacagtaaaaaatgcTGTATTGTTTTCAAGCTACACGCAGCGAAATATTGGCTCATAAATCAATCATTTCATCAATCAAATCAATGGGATATTTTAAATAACGATTTTAGttatcaaaatggccaataaAAGGATTCAGCTAGAACGGCCTTTTTATTATCATATAATTTTTGTGAATCCCAAATAATTGATTAACTAACTATCTTTAGAATAATATTGTTAAGTAATAAAGtaatataaaagaaaaatacccatgtaaaaaaaaataaaatctttccctgttcctgaggggaacacccgtgaagagtatcggggccggcaatTACAAAGCAGATTCAGTgtcagtttattaatcaactttatgttaacatgttaaggttaatgttaacattccataggttgtcttcgtaaggtgtcttgataaggtccagtttatgacgatacactaccttccctttactaagcaatcgaatccagaagggaaaagatcaccagtcgTGCTGGTCCGAACCggaatttgaaccccgatctaccgcttacaaagcggaagcgttaccactgggctacgtgactCGGTCATGTTCATGCAGTAATTCAAATAATCTTCTAacaaacagtccagactcaattatcgaaagtttcgattatccaaaggttttgacgtagacttacgtctttgtcgaaggtactggggtgtcattccaaaaaacccgggccgaaggccctggattactgcgtcatccgtcaaacgcttatatcttccttccctctaatcgaatcgacacgatttatgtgccattcgattcgaaaattattcagcaatttgctataaaactttcattgttggcaaaatagtttaactattgaaacaattgaatgttttaaaatgttttcaaaatgcagagattttgcaagcaaaatgagcgcttcccactcacggacgggaatgtcaagtacctattttgaggggaaaatcatccgagcaacgcgaccgagtgtcggtcgcgaaaaaggaggggaagtagcgggccgaaaggctatataagaacgcgcgccagagcccattctatcattcacgtctcagacgtcggaccggcagcagcagcagcagcagcagcaggagcagcagcagcaggaaagctcagcccagagcagcagcagcaggagagaccagagcagcagcagcaggagagagggaccagaactggaaaagaagcgcgcatcgccttctcgacgtcaccgtcagccagttgcctctcgatggccggaccgtttggatctttcgtggttgccgtggttcggagttgcctcactccccgtccctcgtcccacccgggacgaggcatcaacgagatgaggcgcgcgcctgctgccttccgctgaagagcctctcgtgggtcaagccgtggttgtgaaacaacaactagctcgtcgcattcgcggcgagcgtttctgaaagaattgcgtcgtgtccaattccaaactgttgaaagagttgccctcatccctcgttccacccgggacgaggcagcgagctaatttgaatttaaatttcaggaacaaattttggtctgggggggcgacggaatgcacagctttctgaggctgctctcgcccccaacccctccCCCCATTCGGCTCGCTAAAATTCCTTCGTCTCTTTCTTTTCTCTCTTTGCCGTTCGAATGGGTGTTCCGTCCAATTAGGGGTCGGCACGGGTCTTGGCACTAAGGGATCATTTGGATGTTTCGACTGATTTCTTGCTCACCAAAGTCGATTTCCTGGCATTGAGTGAAACTTGGTTGAACAATTGTTCTAATGTGGGCATTGAGGGGTACCATTGTATCGCTGAGTTTAAACGTGCCAATGTAAGGGCCGGGGGGGTTGCAATATTCCAGAAAAATTCGTCTTCTTCGACGGCCATGCCTCACGATCTTGAGCAGTTAAGTGAGGAACATGATCCAATTTTACTCGAGGCTGATTCGTTTGGGGATATTTgtgccacaaaagtttcagaaaatgggattcaaacattgtttgttgttgtgtataTTTCGCCAAGTGCAACATACAAACAGAAAATTTCTTTCTTGATCCGGAATTTGTTCTGGTATGCAAAGCAGGACATCCGCATTGTTGTGTCTGGGGATTTTAACATTGATATCCTCaaaccggaaaatttgaaatttgttgattttatgaaaGAGTACCTCAAGCTTGATCTGCTTTCCAATCCTTTACAGACAACGACATTTGGGCGCACATGCCTTGACCTTGTTTTTGGTAGAAATGTTCTAACACAGTCACGAAGGTATGTTTCGTATTTTAGTTAtcatcggccgattttgacttTGGTTGATACACCAGCCTAATCTAAATTTCGCACCACATCATTCGCAAATACTACACGCTTTCCTAAACAACTTTGTCGGTTTCGCATCCATCAACAACGCCAGCACCTGCAGCATCCACCGCGGCCTATCACCCATCTGGACAGAACATCTCCCGGCTGCAGCCTGACGCCAAGATCGAGCCTGATGCCAAGACCGAGCCTTGCGACCAACGCCACCATCCAACTCTAATCGGTCCTTTTTAGGGCCACCAATTTTCTCACGAAAGAGTTCTTCTTGTTCATCATTCCCACCAAACACTACATACAATTTGAAAGAAAaccaccccgaaataacgccctTAGCTGAATTCCATCTCCCATTCATGATCATATTCCGTATATCTATTTAAAGAAtatagctaattcttcaaattaatatatggaaaacccacatgtccacatatctaaattttacgtaagtctacgccattccggttatgtctgtgacataactactttgactttttatgGGACCTCGAATAATCGAATAAAAAAGAGTtcgtttttcttcaatttcttacttttaacatcactTACAAGCAAATCATCAATAACAAGGATTATCATGTTcgtacaagaaaaaaaagtatgcaatatgtgggagcAGCGAACAGCATTAATTCTCGataaaaacttttcagaaaacccATTCGACctggtcaaattttttttgaaaaacttcgtcctgcccttttttggttccctgacgtttcttgcttgtttgcttattcagcctcctgtgatcaaaatttgattttacgcagcttttcccatacaatctgcagattttccggaatcggttccagagtggccaaagtgtcaattagttagcataagaaccttccttggact harbors:
- the LOC120424968 gene encoding cytochrome b5-related protein-like, whose translation is MVNFASSTTTTVEAQKQSTPPKLTSSITRKDPTNRLEGSQNIYRWLDGKRADDGAEGLWRIHDTLYDLTDFIGKHPGGKSWLKVTKGTDITEAFETHHIGGKAERMLPLFKVRSASQPRHVRLTFHKDGFYRTLKRKVAVKLKDLDFSPVRRSEQIMDALLVATFGLAFLANIMGSYVVAAVCALFVCWTMICAHNFFHKKDNWRMLFYNLALLSYREMRVAHAMSHHLYPNSILDLEISFYEPWLSWMPLSSKNLLQRYASWGYGLVVYFVSFANEFLKRIWISLTTDQRTFYLDDLINLTIPFFMYVTGTRSLWEVLLMWVFIELFASFCYAVVGISAAHQHPEAVHYGDLILEDVDFGIYQVSAIVDRSDTKGSQFKVLTSFGDHCLHHMFPTLDHGLLPQLYPTFLETCAEFEVEYRERPWWHMFFAQYKQLARVDPITYLPGRKTK